The window CTTCATCCGCGACGGGGCTATCTGTGCTGTGGGTAAGGCATCCGAGCTCATCAGAGAATTCCCGACAGAGCCTCACGACGACCTGGGAAACGCAGTCATCCTCCCGGGTCTGGTTAATGCTCACACCCACCTGGAGCTGACCGGGCTACATGGCCGGCTTCCTCTTGGGAAATCGTTTACCGAATGGGTGACTGCCCTGCTCGATCTTCGCTCTGAATTGGATGATGAGTTCTTTGCCACGTCAGCTCGCCTGGGCGCAACGACCCTACTCCGAAGCGGCGTGACCTGTGTCGCCGATATTACGACGTCCGGCAGCAGCGTAACTCCTCTTAAGGCAGCGGGGCTGAGAGGTATTATCTTTCAGGAGATCCTGGGACCCCACCCTGAGCAGGCTATGGAACGGCTCGACGCAGCCGAAAAGGCCCTTCAGTCGCTTCAACTTCACACAGATGGAAGCCTGTTATCGGTCGGCCTGTCGCCCCACGCGCCGTACAGCCTGTCCGAGCCGCTCCTACTGCGCTGCGCCGAACTGCTGCGACGCCGGAACCTCCCGGCGACTATTCATCTGGCCGAATCTCCCGAGGAAGTGACCTATATCGGGCTGGGTCTCGGGCCGATCGCGACTGAGCTGTTGCCGGCCGTGGGTCGACATTCGCCATCCCATCGAGTGTGCGGAGAAAGCCCTGTTGCGTTTATCGACCGAGTCGGCTTACTCTCGGATCAGCTACTGGCTGTACACTTGGTTCATGTGGGGATGTCCGATCTGAAGTTGCTGAGGCAGCGGGGCGTGGCGCTGACCGTGTGCCCTCGAAGCAACCACTACCTCAAGGTAGGAACCGCACCCCTGCCCCGATATCTTGCGGCCTCACTGCGGGTCGGCCTGGGGACCGATTCACTGGCCAGCAACGACACACTGAGCCTCTGGGATGAGATGCGATTTGCACGCCGGCTCTATGATGGGGCGGTCACGCCGCAGCAACTTGTGACAATGGCAACGCTCGGCGGGGCCGACGCGCTCGGCATGGCCGGGACCATCGGGTCACTGACGCCCGGTAAGCGCGCGGACGTTATTGCCCTGGCCATCGATCATCTCGACGATGCCGACCCGTATGGGTCACTTCTCAGTCAGGCCTCGGATGACTCGGTCGTCTTGAGCATGGTGGAGGGCAAGATTCTGTATCAATGCGAGGGGACTGTACGGTGGAACTGTCATTAGGGAAGGTGGCATATATTAACTGTGAACCGGTGTATTACGGGATCGAGCGAGGCGCGGTCCCGGCAGAATGCCGAATCGTCGAGGGAACTCCCGCCGAACTGAACGGTATGCTCCGAGCGGGGGATCTGGATCTGTCGGTTATTTCCGCCATCGAGTATGCGCACCATTCGGACAGATATCTCATCCTCCCGGACCTGGCGATCGGCTCGGACGGCCCTGCTGAAAGTGTCTTATTCTTGAGCAGGGTGAAGCCATCCGACCTCGATGGGAAACCGGTCCGACTGAGTAAGGATTCCCTCACATCGGTCTTTCTGGTGAAGCTCCTGCTCACGAAGATGTTCGGGGTGAGGCCTTGGTTTCTACCTGCCGAGGTAGAGACGACCGGCTCACCCCAGGAGGATGTCGCTGGGGTCTTGATGATCGGGGATCCGGCGCTTCGGGCGAAGGGACAATTTCCCTTCACCCTTGATTTGGGTCAGGGATGGAAAGAATTAACGGGTCTGCCGTTTGTGTTTGCCGTCTGGGCGGTCCGTCGGGACTTTTATCGCGATCATCGAGAGGAGACGCATCGGCTTCATCGCGCCCTGCTCGACTCCAAGCGCTACAGCCTGCCTCGGCTTGATGAGATCTGCGAGGCGGTCTGTGGACGAGTTGGGCTCGATCGAGACGCCTGTGCGATCTACTTGAAGGAACGTCTCTCCTTTGATCTGACTCCACGGCATCTGCAAGGGCTCCACCGGTTTTTTACGTTGTTGGAGGCGGAGGGGGATCTCGTATCCACACCTCCATTAGAGTTTATCGGCGATGCGTAGAGTTACGCGCCCGACGAACAACACGAACGCTCCCGATGTTCAGGTCTATCAACAGGTGTGTAATCGGGGAACGGCGCATCCGGTCCGGCTCCATGGCATCTGAGAGGCGAGGATAATTGCTTTGCCGTCTGCGT of the Candidatus Methylomirabilis tolerans genome contains:
- a CDS encoding amidohydrolase family protein translates to MGKASELIREFPTEPHDDLGNAVILPGLVNAHTHLELTGLHGRLPLGKSFTEWVTALLDLRSELDDEFFATSARLGATTLLRSGVTCVADITTSGSSVTPLKAAGLRGIIFQEILGPHPEQAMERLDAAEKALQSLQLHTDGSLLSVGLSPHAPYSLSEPLLLRCAELLRRRNLPATIHLAESPEEVTYIGLGLGPIATELLPAVGRHSPSHRVCGESPVAFIDRVGLLSDQLLAVHLVHVGMSDLKLLRQRGVALTVCPRSNHYLKVGTAPLPRYLAASLRVGLGTDSLASNDTLSLWDEMRFARRLYDGAVTPQQLVTMATLGGADALGMAGTIGSLTPGKRADVIALAIDHLDDADPYGSLLSQASDDSVVLSMVEGKILYQCEGTVRWNCH
- a CDS encoding menaquinone biosynthesis protein, whose translation is MELSLGKVAYINCEPVYYGIERGAVPAECRIVEGTPAELNGMLRAGDLDLSVISAIEYAHHSDRYLILPDLAIGSDGPAESVLFLSRVKPSDLDGKPVRLSKDSLTSVFLVKLLLTKMFGVRPWFLPAEVETTGSPQEDVAGVLMIGDPALRAKGQFPFTLDLGQGWKELTGLPFVFAVWAVRRDFYRDHREETHRLHRALLDSKRYSLPRLDEICEAVCGRVGLDRDACAIYLKERLSFDLTPRHLQGLHRFFTLLEAEGDLVSTPPLEFIGDA